ATCCCTAAGACGTTTTGTAATCTTTGGTATGTAACTATCCAGGTAAAAAAACATTAGTTTATCAGTCATCTTTAACATTTGAGAAAAGTGTAATGAAATGTTAATGTTCTGTGGATGATTTTACCACTCAATCATGGCTGTATAATGAACACAAAAGTCTGTCATTGCCACAACAAGGTTGTTACGCAAGGCTGCACAATCACTCTTTTCAAGCTCCTGCAAGAGGAAGGCATCAACGACAACGAAGTCAAATAGGTTACAGTAAACTGCAGGGATAAAGGAAACTAAaactattttccaaaaataatcgTGGAAACTGGAATCAGCAAACAGCAAATCGACAGACCTGTGCAAAGAGAGGGATATATCTTTTAGCAAGCTTCCCATCAGCCAAACACATCTTCGCCATGGTCAACCAAGACTGACTGTAGAGAGGAGGAGCTTTTTGTTTCAAGCAAACATCACCTTGTGGCAATTTGTTTTTCAGCTTTGAGTCAGAATTTCCTGAAGTGATGACAGTATGTAACAACGGAACAATTTTGGTGGTGTCAGCAGAAGGATATATAATGACACAAGATCCAATGGTATATACTGCTGTGACTACTTTTGATAACTTCTTCGACACAGAATCCagtctcttgcttcttctactTCCGAGTGTTGCTGGTGTAACAAAAGAATGATTATTACTAGAGACCTCCTCGATGTACTTCTCAGTGACCTTAGATGCCTTAGATAAAAGTTGTTCTACCCACTTCTTGACAAGCATATCAGACTCCTCAGAGGCGCATGCCTTCTTTTTGCACAAAGTTTTTAATGCTTTAACATGTGCATCGACCTGTCATTCAATGGCATAGACTAAGATCCTGGGAACAGATGgaattaaacataaaatagtCCATTTTGAACCAGTAAATAATGATCTGCTCAATTCAAGCGTCCAGGTCCCAGTTAAAGAGAAGTAATAGTATATTTAAATCTGAAAGAATATTTTTGAAGACAGAAACCACTGACTTTTTGCGCTTTCGAACCATAAGTTTGATTTTTATAGGAGATATCACGTAAAGTATTTATTAGAGTCCCTATTAATTATTACCTCAGCAGAATGGAGGTTAAACTTTTCGATTTTCTTCAGCAAATTGTCAGCCAGGTCTGCAGCAGGCTCTGCTGGCAGCTGAAGGGAAACATTGGAGATTGTTTGCAAAAGACAAACTCGATCGCCAGCCCATGTAGAAGAATTACACTCGACACCCTGTTCCTCACCTTGTTCATCTAGCCCTTCAGAAAATAGCCGAATTAATATAAATGCATTCATGAATTGGTTTAGCTAGGACAGAAGTCAGGATTAAAACAAGAGAACAAAACTACCAGTAGCAACAAGTAAAGACATAAAGCAGTTAATTGAGATGTCTAAAGATGGATAGACTGGTTTTTGACAAACCTTGTACATCATTCTTGTCAAGCAACTGCCAATGATGGTGAAGAAATTCCCATTCGACAGACTTTGGAAGATACACTGAAACCTCTGATAGAAGGAACCAAGCACCAGCAGGAGCGGTCCATTTATTTATTGGCATTGAACGGCTCAACCACAGTGATTCAGATTCCTTTATGATACTCTGGAGCGCAAAGGCAACTCTTGGTTTTAGTCGCTTCTTCTTTCCCAAACTTCCACATATTTTCGTAACCCAAGGAGAAACCTCGCTGTTGCAAAGCTCCCTTAAGAGAACCAGGACTCCTTCTGGAAACAAGGCTTCAATGTCTCCGTCTAGATTTTTTGAAGTAGTGTTCCCGTTGTTAGGGAGAGAAGCACTGTCTGGAGAAAGCACATTTCCAGCTCGTAATATTCTTTCCAGAACTAGTTCATGAAAGACATTCTCGCATTCTTCTTGGATGCTAGTTTCATTATCCATGATCATTCGAGGAACTGAATGTAACCATTCAGTGGTCACAATTTCATCTGTACATATTCTGAAGGCCTACAGTGAACAGAAGAAGATAATCAATTTCCATCaccggaaaagaaaaagaagcggAAGAAATATGATAACAAGTCATTAGTCTAACCTATATTTAGGGAGAAGTTAAGTATAAACATCATCGGATTTTAgtacaaaaccaaaaccgacGGAAACAGTTACTACGTAGTCTCATTCATTCATCTTAAAACATTGTTGGCTTGCAATAACTTTATGAGCTAATCAAGGACAAAGCAGACCTATCTATAATTCCATTAACTTTAGGGGTAAATGAGAAAGAAGACACTGAGTTACAGATAACATACCTCAGAAAGAGCTGAAATTGCAGCCTTTCTAATACTTATGAGCGGATCAGAACAAGAAGTACCCATTGTCTTTAGGATACTACCATCAAAGCAACCACCCATAAGGGATGTCAATTTTGTCACAAGAAGAAGAGCTGCTCTCCTGACAGCCGCTTTCTCATCCACACATCTTTTCTTCAATAGGTCAGTTACTACACCTTTTCCCTCTGAAGTCTCGCCGTTAAACCCAAGGGCATGTTTCAGGATCGACCTGCTCCTTGCATCACCAGACAAGAACCCCACGACTTGAGCCAAGTTGGACAAAGCTCGAGCTCTAATTAAAGCATTCGTGTCTGAACACCGCTTAAGTAACGCATCAAGACAACTTAATCCCCAAGAATCTTTCGACCCATCCTCTGAACCAATAACTCCTAAAGGATTTCCTAATGAGCTTATCAACAGAGGTATAAGATCAACAgctaatattctataattagaCTTCCCTTGACACATCTTcattaaaaaatcaacaaactcAGATTGGTCCTCAACCTCCATTGCCTTTACTATCTCCAATATCGCCTCCACTGCGAACCCACGCGGCTCAGCCTTCTCAGGTGACTTATGAACCAAAAACTTGGGCAAATTAGAAACAACTTTTTTCAATTCAGAGTTATCTTTAGCCAAACCCATCAATTTCCTTGACACAAAACCTAACGCAAAGCTTCTCGCTTGATGTTTACCTATAAGAAGCAACGGTGTTAAAGACTTTGAAATCTCAGCAGCCGTGAGTGCCATGTCTCCATGGTCAGAACTCAACACTCCACCCAGAATCTTCCCACACATATCCATCAACCGATCATAATTCAAAATCCCAGAGTGTTCCAACGCCGATAGAGGAATCTCACATACAGTCTGCACCAAAGATTTCAAACTATCGGGAAATCTATCTAAATGAACAAAACTAAGAACCGAGCCTAAGCGCTCGAGCACTCTAAAGAGCAATTTCGCATCGAATCCACCTTCTTCAGCCTCACCCCCATCATCTTCATAACCTAGATTTCTCTTACCGcgacctctcttcttcttattccctTTCTCCCGCTGCGAATTACTCCCTTGACCCGCCGAATCTTCACGGTTACGGCGTTTGAGGTAGCGGCGGATTGAGCCCAGTAGAGATAGAAACGCAATCGgagagaagaaagtgaaaacgGGGCAATTCACGGAAAGAAGGAGACTGAGATACGAGTCGGAGGCTAAAATAGCGAGACGGCCTGATTCAACCGGCGAATCCATGGCGGCGGAGACGCAGCGGAGGAACGAAGAAGCCACGGAAGAGAGGCTGCCGTAGAATCGATTGAGAATTTCGTCGTCGTCTGTATCGAGTAGAGATTTGAGATCCGTGACGAGGTCTTGGTAGTGagattcatcgtcttcttctcctcctcctccgattcCTGTGATGATTCTAGTAAGCAAAAGCTCTTCATCCATGGCGACACTCTGTCTACTACTGAAAGAGAATATGGATTTCACAGAATTTTTAggtaaaattggtttcaaaagtATTTGGATTTCCCGCGATCTGTAGGTTctttatcaaaattcaaaatggGACTAAGAGGAACTTTTGGGGCAAAATTAACCTTTCGAGAAAAAGTAGAGCCCTTTTCcataaacttttttgttttctttgttcttgcCAACATTTGTAGTTTTCAGTGTCTTCTTCATAGCTACAGTCATGTTGGAAAACTCTAATTTAAAGCAGCTGTTTGTTGTATGTAACACATTcatttgtgtatatatgtgtttta
The sequence above is a segment of the Camelina sativa cultivar DH55 chromosome 10, Cs, whole genome shotgun sequence genome. Coding sequences within it:
- the LOC104720336 gene encoding condensin-2 complex subunit D3-like, whose product is MDEELLLTRIITGIGGGGEEDDESHYQDLVTDLKSLLDTDDDEILNRFYGSLSSVASSFLRCVSAAMDSPVESGRLAILASDSYLSLLLSVNCPVFTFFSPIAFLSLLGSIRRYLKRRNREDSAGQGSNSQREKGNKKKRGRGKRNLGYEDDGGEAEEGGFDAKLLFRVLERLGSVLSFVHLDRFPDSLKSLVQTVCEIPLSALEHSGILNYDRLMDMCGKILGGVLSSDHGDMALTAAEISKSLTPLLLIGKHQARSFALGFVSRKLMGLAKDNSELKKVVSNLPKFLVHKSPEKAEPRGFAVEAILEIVKAMEVEDQSEFVDFLMKMCQGKSNYRILAVDLIPLLISSLGNPLGVIGSEDGSKDSWGLSCLDALLKRCSDTNALIRARALSNLAQVVGFLSGDARSRSILKHALGFNGETSEGKGVVTDLLKKRCVDEKAAVRRAALLLVTKLTSLMGGCFDGSILKTMGTSCSDPLISIRKAAISALSEAFRICTDEIVTTEWLHSVPRMIMDNETSIQEECENVFHELVLERILRAGNVLSPDSASLPNNGNTTSKNLDGDIEALFPEGVLVLLRELCNSEVSPWVTKICGSLGKKKRLKPRVAFALQSIIKESESLWLSRSMPINKWTAPAGAWFLLSEVSVYLPKSVEWEFLHHHWQLLDKNDVQGLDEQGEEQGVECNSSTWAGDRVCLLQTISNVSLQLPAEPAADLADNLLKKIEKFNLHSAEVDAHVKALKTLCKKKACASEESDMLVKKWVEQLLSKASKVTEKYIEEVSSNNHSFVTPATLGSRRSKRLDSVSKKLSKVVTAVYTIGSCVIIYPSADTTKIVPLLHTVITSGNSDSKLKNKLPQGDVCLKQKAPPLYSQSWLTMAKMCLADGKLAKRYIPLFAQELEKSDCAALRNNLVVAMTDFCVHYTAMIECYIPKITKRLRDPCEVVRRQTFILLSRLLQRDYVKWRGVLFLRFLLSLVDESEKIRRLADFLFGSILKVKAPLLAYNSFVEAIYVLNDCHAHTGHNNPDSKQSKTKDQAFSVRGNDERARSKRMQIYITLLKQMAPEHLLATFAKLCAEILAAASDGMLNIEDVTGQAVLQDAFQILACKEILVIDYDEG